A window of Balearica regulorum gibbericeps isolate bBalReg1 chromosome Z, bBalReg1.pri, whole genome shotgun sequence contains these coding sequences:
- the CRHBP gene encoding corticotropin-releasing factor-binding protein translates to MPSAFQFQCHFILIFLAASKGETRYLEVRDAGEDEPFLLLSEDLKRELSAGQIYRRSLRCIDMLSIEGQFTFTADQPQLHCATFFIGEPEELITIDYDFVNIDCQGGDFLKVFDGWILKGEKFPSSLDHPLPTSQRYIDFCESGNIQRSIRSSQNVAMIFFRIHQPGNGFTITVKKNANLFPCNVISQTPSGRFTMVIPHQHRNCSFSIIYPVVIKISDLILGHLNGLFLKKPSAGCAGVGDFVELLGGTGLDPSKMFPLADLCHSFHGSAQMKIGCENTVLRMVSSGKHINRVTFEYHQLDLQETENRKENSIEEFCFPSI, encoded by the exons ATGCCGTCTGCTTTCCAGTTCCAATGCCACTTCATTCTCATCTTCCTGGCAGCCTCCAAGGGGGAAACCAGATACCTAGAG GTGAGGGATGCTGGTGAAGATGAGCCTTTCTTACTCCTCAGTGAAGATCTGAAGCGAGAGCTGTCTGCAGGGCAGATCTACCGGCGGTCACTCC GGTGTATTGACATGCTGAGTATAGAGGGGCAGTTCACCTTCACTGCAGACCAGCCGCAGCTACACTGTGCGACCTTCTTCATCGGGGAGCCCGAGGAGCTCATCACGATAGACTATGACTTTGTAAACATTGACTGTCAAGGGGGCGATTTCCTGAAG GTATTTGATGGATGGATACTCAAAGGAGAGAAATTTCCCAGTTCCTTGGACCATCCCCTTCCCACTTCCCAAAGATACATAGACTTTTGCGAGAGTGGCAATATTCAGAGGAGCATCAGGTCATCGCAGAACGTGGCAATGATCTTCTTCAGGATTCACCAGCCAGGCAATGGATTTACCATCACAGTCAAGAAAAATGCCAACCTCTTTC CTTGCAATGTCATCTCTCAGACTCCCTCGGGAAGGTTTACCATGGTCATTCCTCATCAGCACAGAAACTGTAGCTTCTCCATAATCTACCCGGTGGTGATAAAAATATCTGATCTTATCCTGGGACATTTAAATGGCCTCTTTTTAAAG AAACCATCAGCAGGCTGTGCAGGAGTGGGAGATTTTGTAGAGCTGCTAGGAGGAACTGGCTTAGACCCATCGAAGATGTTTCCACTAGCTGATCTCTGTCACTCCTTTCATGGGTCTG CCCAAATGAAGATTGGCTGTGAGAATACCGTGCTGCGAATGGTCTCCAGCGGCAAACACATCAACCGTGTGACGTTTGAGTATCATCAGCTTGATctgcaggaaacagaaaacagaaaggagaataGCATTGAGGAATTCTGCTTTCCTAGTATCTGA